Proteins co-encoded in one Quercus robur chromosome 8, dhQueRobu3.1, whole genome shotgun sequence genomic window:
- the LOC126695426 gene encoding zinc finger protein CONSTANS-LIKE 9-like, whose protein sequence is MKKCELCKIQARTYCESDRASLCWNCDAKVHGANFLVARHSRTLLCNTCQSQTPWKASGAKLGHTFSVCETCVRGNHNNEEEEEELEDDDHVHGDESPSPTMSSSSSNEEESATVTVFSSLKLKRMHEKASDLSYPPDDLGRASSPREATCIDSCRPLKDRRIEPGRSAQVHSRSASSLAIIESLKRLHQRDLCEPRK, encoded by the exons ATGAAGAAGTGCGAGCTTTGTAAGATACAGGCTCGGACCTACTGCGAGTCGGACCGGGCAAGCCTGTGCTGGAACTGCGACGCCAAGGTCCACGGCGCCAACTTCCTCGTGGCTCGCCACTCCAGGACCCTTCTCTGCAACACATGCCAGTCCCAGACTCCCTGGAAAGCCTCGGGTGCCAAGCTCGGCCACACCTTTTCCGTCTGCGAAACCTGCGTTCGAGGAAACCATAacaacgaagaagaagaagaagaattagaagacGATGATCACGTTCATGGTGATGAGTCACCTTCGCCAACAATGTCTTCTTCGAGCAGCAACGAAGAAGAGTCGGCCACGGTGacagttttctcttctttgaaactAAAGCGAATGCATGAGAAAGCTTCAGATCTTTCATACCCGCcg GACGATCTCGGCCGTGCATCATCTCCACGGGAGGCGACTTGTATTGACTCGTGTAGGCCTTTGAAGGACCGGAGAATCGAACCGGGCCGGTCGGCTCAGGTTCATTCCCGTTCGGCATCTTCTTTGGCGATCATTGAGTCGCTCAAGAGATTACATCAGCGAGATTTGTGCGAACCGAGGAAATAA